Proteins from one Gimesia maris genomic window:
- a CDS encoding DUF423 domain-containing protein translates to MSCCSINWSTIGAALGGLAVIIGAFGAHGVDGYFAEKYAGQVKTVSGVEVPAAEKYLNDFKTGAQYQMYHSIALLLVGFAGLTSQKKKLLNIAGWCFLLGIIFFSGSLYVLTLSGQTFWGAIAPIGGTLLIVGWFSFAAGICSCGGNSTDVSGPETPAST, encoded by the coding sequence ATGTCGTGTTGTTCTATTAACTGGTCAACCATAGGTGCAGCATTGGGTGGACTGGCTGTCATCATCGGTGCCTTCGGTGCCCATGGCGTCGATGGATATTTTGCTGAGAAATATGCCGGGCAGGTAAAAACGGTTTCGGGGGTAGAAGTACCCGCGGCTGAGAAATATCTGAACGATTTCAAGACCGGCGCGCAATACCAGATGTACCACTCCATTGCTTTGTTGCTGGTCGGATTTGCCGGATTGACTTCGCAGAAGAAAAAGCTGTTGAATATAGCCGGCTGGTGTTTCCTGCTGGGAATCATTTTTTTCTCCGGAAGTCTTTACGTTTTGACGCTCAGTGGTCAGACTTTCTGGGGAGCCATTGCGCCAATTGGAGGAACTCTGCTCATTGTCGGCTGGTTTTCTTTTGCTGCGGGAATCTGTTCCTGTGGCGGAAATTCCACTGATGTGTCAGGTCCCGAAACTCCTGCCTCTACCTGA